One stretch of Candidatus Binataceae bacterium DNA includes these proteins:
- a CDS encoding RNA-binding protein, translating to MPAKLYVGNLAFSVTNEDLEALFGQVGKVDNVAVITDKFSGQSRGFGFVQMADSNEAARAIEELNGHELKGRAIKVNEAREQGPRPGGGGGDRGGRGGRGGAGGGGGGRRW from the coding sequence ATGCCCGCAAAACTGTACGTAGGCAACCTGGCCTTTTCGGTGACCAACGAGGACCTGGAAGCGCTCTTCGGTCAGGTGGGCAAGGTCGATAATGTCGCGGTCATAACCGACAAATTCTCGGGCCAATCGCGTGGCTTCGGTTTCGTGCAGATGGCCGATTCCAATGAGGCCGCGCGCGCGATCGAGGAACTGAACGGACACGAGCTCAAGGGCCGCGCGATCAAGGTAAACGAGGCGCGCGAGCAGGGGCCGCGTCCCGGTGGCGGCGGCGGCGATCGTGGCGGCCGGGGCGGCCGCGGCGGCGCGGGAGGCGGTGGCGGTGGCCGACGCTGGTAA
- a CDS encoding ATP-binding protein, whose product MSHEILTPLNGILGMSRLLLDTGLRAAQREYAEALHTSGELLRDIVADVLDFSHLSDGQLVLEEAEFDPRDSMERVAARFAGPAQKKRLKLTLDLDETLPAPLLGDARRLEQILSNLVSNAVKFSERGEIVMRARQSAESASAAVLQFEVSDTGIGIAAVDQSRIFQPFSQVDGSAGRKYGGSGLGLAISTELVRQMDGQISLESELNRGSTFCFTAHMGKPVRQAQRLDNAAEDIAAPGNHEDKAAAATILVAEDNPVNQKLTQMQLRILGFAADLVSDGCEALDALARRRYPIVLMDCQMPGMDGYEATAEIRRREAASPQHTRQHTIVIAMTAHALSGAREKCHAAGMDDYISKPVDIDDLDALLKRWAPEIGAVAGEQPSRDGSPS is encoded by the coding sequence GTGAGCCATGAAATTCTAACCCCGTTAAACGGCATCCTCGGGATGAGCCGGCTGCTGCTGGACACCGGACTCAGGGCGGCGCAGCGCGAATATGCGGAGGCACTGCACACCAGCGGCGAGCTTTTGCGCGACATTGTCGCCGACGTGCTTGATTTCTCGCATCTGTCCGACGGTCAGCTCGTGCTCGAGGAGGCCGAGTTCGACCCGCGCGATTCGATGGAGCGGGTGGCGGCGCGGTTTGCCGGACCGGCGCAAAAAAAGCGTCTTAAGCTCACGCTCGATCTCGACGAGACGCTGCCCGCTCCCTTGCTGGGCGACGCCCGCCGCCTCGAGCAGATCCTGAGCAACCTCGTGAGCAACGCGGTCAAATTCTCCGAGCGGGGCGAAATAGTCATGCGCGCACGCCAAAGCGCGGAATCGGCGAGCGCTGCCGTTTTGCAGTTCGAAGTGAGCGACACCGGAATCGGCATCGCCGCCGTCGATCAGAGCAGAATCTTTCAGCCGTTCTCGCAGGTCGACGGCTCGGCCGGCCGCAAGTACGGCGGCTCGGGGTTGGGACTCGCGATCTCGACGGAACTGGTGCGGCAGATGGACGGACAGATTTCGCTGGAGAGCGAGCTGAATCGCGGGTCGACTTTCTGTTTCACCGCACACATGGGCAAACCCGTTCGCCAGGCGCAGCGACTCGATAACGCTGCGGAAGATATCGCGGCTCCCGGCAATCACGAAGATAAAGCGGCCGCGGCTACGATCCTTGTGGCGGAGGATAACCCGGTCAACCAGAAGCTGACGCAGATGCAGCTAAGGATTCTCGGCTTTGCGGCCGACCTGGTCAGCGACGGCTGCGAAGCGCTCGACGCGCTCGCGCGCAGGCGCTATCCGATCGTCCTGATGGATTGTCAGATGCCGGGGATGGACGGGTATGAAGCGACGGCCGAGATTCGCCGGCGCGAGGCCGCGTCGCCGCAACATACGCGGCAACATACGATCGTCATCGCGATGACCGCGCATGCGCTGAGCGGCGCGCGCGAAAAGTGCCATGCCGCGGGCATGGACGACTACATCAGCAAGCCCGTCGATATCGACGACCTCGACGCTCTACTCAAGCGCTGGGCGCCGGAGATAGGCGCGGTCGCGGGCGAGCAGCCATCGCGCGACGGCAGTCCGAGCTGA